GGTTTTTCTTTGGCTATTCCTGGTCGATCAGTCTGCCGGCTCGCGAGGAATTTCCTCGCCGGTTTCCTGGTTCACGACCTTCATCGACAGGCGCACCTTGCCGCGATCGTCAAAGCCGAGAAGCTTGACGAAGACCTTGTCGCCTTCCTTGACGACATCGGAGGTCTTGCCGACACGTTCCTGCGCAAGCTGGGAAATATGCACCAGACCGTCACGCGGGCCGAAGAAGTTCACGAAGGCACCGAAATCGGCGACCTTGACCACTGTGCCCTCGTAGATCACGCCGACTTCCGGCTCAGCAACGATGGAATGGACCCATTTCTTCGCCGCCTCGATTTCCTTGGCGGAGGAGGAAGCGAACTTGATGGTTCCGTCGTCGTCGATATTGATCTTGGCGCCGGTCTTTTCCACGATCTCGCGGATGACCTTGCCGCCGGAGCCGATGACGTCGCGGATCTTGTCGACCGGGATGTTCATCACTTCGATGCGCGGAGCGAACTCGCCGAGTTCCTCGCGACTCTCATTGATGGCCTTGCCCATCTCGCCGAGAATATGGAGACGACCGCCCTTGGCCTGATCGAGAGCGATCTGCATGATCTCCTCGGTGATGCCGGTGATCTTGATGTCCATCTGCAGCGAAGTGATGCCGTCCTTGGTGCCGGCCACCTTGAAGTCCATGTCGCCGAGATGGTCTTCGTCGCCCAGGATGTCGGACAGGACCGCGAAGCGCTCCTCTTCCTTGATGAGGCCCATGGCAATGCCGGCAACCGGCTTTGAAAGCGGAACGCCCGCATCCATCAGGGCAAGAGAGGTTCCGCAAACGGTCGCCATGGAGGACGAGCCGTTCGATTCGGTGATCTCGGAAACCACGCGCAGCGTGTAAGGGAACTGCTCGCCCGTCGGCAGCATCGGATGGATAGCCCGCCAGGCGAGTTTTCCGTGACCGATTTCGCGGCGGCCGGGCGAACCGATGCGGCCCGTTTCGCCGACCGAGAAGGGCGGGAAGTTGTAGTGCAGCATGAAGTTTTCTTTGTACATGCCGGTCAGGCTGTCGACATACTGCTCGTCTTCACCGGTGCCAAGCGTTGCAACGACGATGGCCTGCGTCTCACCACGGGTGAAGACGGCCGAACCATGGGTCCGCGGCAGAACGCCGACTTCGGATACAATCGCGCGAACGGTATCCAGTTCGCGGCCGTCGATGCGGCTCTTGGTGTCCAGAATGTTCCAGCGGACGATCTTGGCCTGCAGGGACTTGAAAACCGCGCCGATCTGCTCGGGCGTATACTCCGGCTCTTCCACTCCCTCGGGCAGGAAATGCTCGACCACCTTCGCCTTGACGGCATCGACGGCGTCGTAGCGTTGCGCCTTGTCGATGATCTTGTAGGCATCGCGCAGTTCTGTCTCCGCCAGTTTGAGCATGGCTTCTTCAAGCGCCGACATATCCTCGGCCTCGAATTCGCGCGGCTCCTTGGCAGCCACTTCAGCAAGCTTGATGATGGCGTCGATCACCGGCTGGAAGCCCTTGTGCCCGAACATCACGGCGCCAAGCATGACGTCTTCGGCCAGTTCCTGGGCTTCGGATTCAACCATCAGGACAGCGTCCTGGGTTCCGGCAACAACCAGATCCAGGCTGGATTCGCCCATTTCGTCAACATGTGGGTTAAGGACGTATTCGCCATTGATATAGCCAACGCGCGCACCGCCGATCGGACCCATGAACGGAACGCCGGACAGCGTCAGCGCCGCCGAGGTGGCGATCATGGACAGCACATCCGGGTTGTTCTCCAGGTCGTGCTGCATCACGGTGATAATGATCTGCGTGTCGTTCTTGTAGCCGTTGGGAAACAGCGGGCGGATCGGACGGTCGATCAGCCGGCATACGAGCGTTTCGTTCTCGCTCGGGCGGCCTTCGCGCTTGAAATATCCGCCCGGGATCTTGCCGGCGGCATAGGTTTTTTCCTGGTAGTTTACCGTCAGCGGAAAAAAGTCGCGTCCCGGGGTCGGCTGCTTCGCCGAAACAACCGTTGCCAGAACAACGGTTTCACCATAGGTGGCCATGACGGCGCCGTCGGCCTGACGGGCAATCTTGCCGGTTTCAAGGATGAGCGGACGCCCACCCCATTCGATTTCTACCTTGTGGGTATTGAACATATCTTGTCCTTCGTATGGACACGGCATGAACCCTTTTCATGCCGGCCCGTTTGATAACGTACGTGGCCCGACCTTCGGGCCATTTCGGTATGATCGTCACGGGCAAGACAGCGGGTGGCTTGCGCTTGGCGCAATGGACAAGCAACCCGCAATCCTGCCCCGTGACCGTTCCATCGGATGCTCATACATCCGGAAACGAAACCGGCGGGCGCGCATCCGCTCCCGCCGGAAAAACCTAACGGCGAATACCGAGGCTCGCGATAAGCTTTTTGTACCGCTCTTCGTCCTTCCGCTTCAGATAGTCGAGCAGAGAACGGCGGCTTGAAACCATCTTCAAAAGACCACGGCGGGAGTGATTGTCCTTTTTGTGGCCTTTAAAGTGTTCCGTAAGATTGGTGATCCGCTCGGTGAGGATAGCTACCTGGACCTCAGGGGATCCGGTGTCGCCGTCCTTCGTGGCGTATTCCTTCATCAGTTCTGCTTTGCGTTCAGCAGTAATCGACATCGTGCCTTCCTTTCATTCTGGAGGGGTAAGACGCCCAAGGGCCGGGATGTCGTCCAGCCTGGGCCGCGTTTACGGAGATCTTTGCTCCGTATCGCGGTGCATATAAGTCAGAAACCCGCAAAATACCAGCGTTATTTCACGAAACGCCCGTTTCCGTCGCCGACGCGCTCAGGCGGAAAAAACACGTCTGGGACGAAACTCGCCCTGGGCGATTTCACCGATGGCAACCAGACGCCCGTTCACCGTCGCATAGGCCTCGTCGGCGGGCAAAGGCGCATCGCGGCCGCGCAACAGGATCGGGTTGCCGCACAGGAGCCGTTGGGCCTGCTGCTCGCTGACGGGAAGATGCGGCAGCAATGCCAGCGCCTCACCTGTATCGATCAGGAATGCGTCGAGAGCAGCCAGCCGCTCCTCATCATCCTCGACCTCTTCGAGCGCCAGTATGTCTTCCATCGGCACAAGATCGTTCTGTCCGAAGGGCGCGACATAGGTGCGGCGCAGATCGGCAACATGGCCGTAACAATCAAGATCGCGGCCCATATCGCGAGCCAGCGAGCGCACATAGGTGCCTTTGCCGCACTCAACCTCGAATATGGCCGAATCGGCATCGGGAAGCGCCACGAGGTCAAGCCGGTGGATTTCCACCTCACGGGACGGGATGATCACCGCTTCGCCTTCACGCGCCAGATCGTAGGCCCGGTTGCCGTCAATTCTGACGGCGGAGAACTGCGGCGGCACCTGCTCGATAACGCCGCGATAGCGCGGCAGGAGCGCGAGGATATCGGCCTCACTGGGCCGCTCGGAACTCGTCTGGCTGACCTCGCCCTCCAGATCGTCGGTGGTGCGTTCCTCGCCCCATTGGACCGTGAAACGGTAAATCTTGCGTCCGTCCATGACATAGGGAACGGTTTTGGTCGCATCGCCAAGCGCAATCGGCAACATGCCGGAAGCCAGCGGATCAAGTGTGCCGGCGTGGCCGGCCCTTTGCGCCTTGAACAGCCAGCGGACCTTGGATACGGCTTCCGTCGAGCCGTAATCCACCGGCTTGTCCAGAATAAGCCAGCCGGAAATCGCCCGGCCCTTTTTCCTGCGCCGTGCCATTACTCGTCCCGCTCGTTTTCATCGGAATCAAGATCGCGCATGACCTGCGGCGAGCGCAGAAGCGCATCGATCTTCTGATAGTTGTCAAAGCTGGTGTCATCGCGAAAACGCAGGTCCGGCATATATTTCATCTGCCTGAGCGCCGGCGTGACACGCTTGCGGATGAACCGCGCATTGCGGTTGAGCGCTTCGACCACCTTGGCATGGTCGGCTGCGCCCAACGGTGCGACATAGGCCGTCGCGATCTTCAGGTCAGGCGACATATGCACTTCCGAGACCGAGATAACCGTGTTCTCGACAAGCGGATCGCGCACCTCGCCACGCTGCAGCACAGTGGTAATGGCTGCACGCACCTGTTCGCCGACACGCAGCTGCCGCTGCGAGGGCCCGGAGGAGGAAAAACGGGACATTTTATTACCTTTTCAATCACTTACGGCGGGATGGGACCGCCGCGAATGAGTGCAAACCGACCGGCGCCACAAGCGCCGGCCTCTTTAGCTGTCAAATTCGCCTAGAGTGTACGGGATACGTGCTCGACGCGGAAACACTCGATCACGTCGCCGGCGCGGATATCCTCGTAGTTCTCGAAGGCCATGCCGCATTCCTGACCGGCATTGACCTCTGCGACTTCATCCTTGAAGCGCTTGAGCGTCTTCAGGCTGCCTTCGTGGATGACAACGCTGTCGCGGATGAGGCGGACGCCAACGCCGCGCTCGACCTTGCCTTCGGTGACACGGCAACCGGCGACCTTGCCGACCTTGGTGATGTTGAACACCTCAAGGATTTCGGCATTGCCGAGGAACGTCTCGCGGCGCTCGGGCGACAGCATGCCGGACATCGCGGCTTTCACATCGTCGACGAGATCGTAGATGATGTTGTAGTAGCGAATCTCAATGCCCGCCGCCGCCGCGGCGTCGCGTGCCTGGGTATTGGCGCGAACATTGAAGCCGATGATGGCAGCGTCCGATGCTTCGGCCAGCGAGATATCCGATTCGGTGATACCGCCGGCGCCCGAATGAACGATCCGGGCGCGAACCTCGTCTGTGCCGAGTTTTTCAAGGGCACCGGCAATCGCTTCGATGGATCCTTGCACGTCACCCTTGATGACAAGCGGGAATTCCTGGGCACCAGTGTCCTGGAGCTGCGTCATCATCTGCTCGAGCGAGCCGCGTGTGCCTGCCTGGCGGGCAACCGCCTTCTCTCTGGCGATGCGCTGACGGTATTCGGAAATTTCACGCGCACGGGCTTCGTTTTCGACAACCGCAAACCGGTCACCGGCCTGCGGCGTTCCCTGCAGTCCAAGCACTTCAACAGGCATGGACGGGCCGGCTTCCTTAATCTGCTTGCCGCGGTCGTCAACCAGCGCACGCACCCGGCCCCATTCATCGCCGGCAACCACTATATCACCCGTGTGCAGCGTTCCGGCCTCGACCAGCACGGTTGCAACGGAACCGCGGCCACGGTCGAGCTGGGCTTCGATGACGGCGCCCTCGGCCGTACGGTCCGGGTTTGCCTTCAGATCGAGGATTTCGGCCTGCAGCAGGATTGCTTCGAGCAGCTTGTCGAGATTGGTTCCCTTGGTCGCGGACACTTCCACATCAAGAACCTCACCACCCATGGATTCGACAAACACCTCGTGCTGCAGCAACTCGGTACGAACCTTGTTGGCATCAGCCTCGGGCTTGTCGATCTTGTTGATGGCAACGATGATCGGAACGTTGGCGGCCTTGGCGTGATTGATCGATTCAATCGTCTGCGGCATGACGCTGTCATCGGCAGCAACCACCAGAATGGCAACGTCGGTCGCCTGTGCGCCGCGGGCGCGCATGGCGGTGAACGCGGCGTGGCCCGGTGTGTCGATGAAGGTAATCTTCTGACCGTTGTGCTCGACCTGATAAGCGCCGATATGCTGGGTGATGCCGCCGGCTTCTCCGGACACGACATTGGCGTTGCGCACCGCGTCCAGAAGCGATGTCTTGCCGTGGTCGACGTGACCCATAATGGTTACGACCGGCGGGCGCTGCTTGAGCGTGCTGTCGTCATCCTTGATATCGAAAATGCCTTCCTCGATATCGGACTCGGCAACGCGCTTGACCGTGTGTCCGAATTCACCGGCGATCAGCTCGGCAAGGTCGGCGTCGATCACATCGCCCGGTTTCATCATCTGACCTTCTTTCATCAGGTACTTGATGACATCCACCGACCGTTCGGCCATGCGCTGCGACAGTTCCTGAATCGTGATGGTTTCCGGCAGCGTCACTTCACGGGCAATCTTCTCGCGCGGCTCCTGGTTGAGCGCGCGTTTCATTTTCTCCTGACGGCGGCGCATCGCCGAAAGCGAACGGCCACGCTGGTTGCCGTCTTCGTTCAGAGCCGTGTTAAGCGTCAGTTTTCCACGGCGGCGCGAATCCTCGCGCGGACGCGACGGCTTCGGCGCTTCCTGACGTACCGGCTTACCGCGCTGCGGCGCGGGCTTGCCGCGTGCGCCCTGATCGCCGGCATCATCCGGCTTCCTGCGGGCCGCCGGGGCCGGAGCCGGTTCCACCGGAACAGGCGGCTCGGGCTGGGCGGCAGCTTCCGGTTTCGTCTCGCCGGCAGCTTCGGCCTTTGCCTCTTCCTCCGCCCTGCGGCGGGCCTCTTCTTCCGCTTCCTTGGCGCGACGCGCGTCTTCCTCGGCGCGGCGTTCAGCTTCTTCCTGCGCGCGTTTACGGTCTTCGACTTCCTGGATCTTGGCGTTTTCCAGCGCGCGTTTACGGGCATCCATCTCGCTGGCGGACAGCTCCTTCAGCGCGGCGGCGGATTTTCCCTTGTCGGCTGCGGGTTCGGCCTTTGCCTTCGGCGCCGGCTTGGGGGCGGCACCCGGCTTCGGCTTGATCCCGGCCGCAAGCGAACCGGATTTCTCCTCGTCGGGCCGAGAAATCCTTCTTTTGCGCGTTTCGACAACCACCGCCTTGGTCCGGCCGCGACCCATATCCTGTCGCACCGTTCCCTGCTCAACGCCGGAGCGCTTCAGCGTCAGGGTCTTCTTGCTCGACACGCTGATGGTCTTGTCGTCCTTGGTTTCGCTCATTCCGTATCCGTTTCCTGTGCGGGCTCGCCCGCTGTGTGACCGTTTTCCGCTCCTTTGCGGTAGCGGTCAAGCATCTTTGCGCGTTTCACTACACCCTCACCGGCCTGCCCTGCAAGCACCGCGAGGTGGATTACATTGCCGCCGGCCATCACAATCGCCCATTCATCAGCCGACAGGAGGCGAAAGGAACTGATTTCTCCACTTCCAGACGCCATGGCCACACGGCATGCCTGTTCGATCTTTCGAACGCCGCCGGTTGCGGCATCCGTCGCATTAAAAACCGCGATGGCCTGCCCGGACCGAACCGCGGAATCGACCTTTGTCGCACCGGTCACAACCTGCCCGGCTTTTCGGGCCATCGAGATCATGCCCGTCAGTGCATTGACGAGCAATTTGTCGACCGTTTCATCCAGATCGCCCGGCACCGTGACCTTGGCCTTCAGTGCCCGGGCAAACAGGTTTTTTTCCATCGCCTGCCGCAGACAGCGCCGGTCGGCGGTGACCCAGCACCCGCGACCGGGCAGTCTGGCGCGGATATCCGCAACGACGTTGCCGTCCGGATCGGCAACAAACCGGATCATGCCATCCGCCGCTCCGCTCTTGCGGGTGACGATGCACATCCTGTCATTCATGTCCGCGTCCTTTCCCATCAGGGAAGCTCCGGGACGCTCAGGCCTGCGCCACCTCGCCAGCAGCTTCGGCAGCGCCTTCCTCTGTTTCGGCCTCGCCCTCTTCGCCTTCTTCACCTTCTTCTTCGGCATGCATCGCTGCCAAATCTTCCTCGGTGATCCATCCGGCGGCGAGACGCGCGGCAACGACCATTTCCTCGGCCTCGGCCCTGGAGACGTCAAGACTTGAGAAGAGGCCGTCAAATTTGGTCGTCTCGCCATCCTTGCGCTCAACCCAACCGACCAGATCATCGGCGGCACAGCCGGCAAAATCGTCCATGGTCTTGATGCCATCTTCTCCGAGCGCCACCAGCATCGCCGTGGTCATGCCCGGAATGGCACGCAACTCGTCGGTTACGCCCAGTTCGACACGTTTTTCCTCAAGTCCGGCCTCGATGGCTTCAAGATACTCACGCGCGCGGCTCTGGATTTCCTCGGCGGTCTCGTCATCGAAGCCCTCGATCGAGGCGATCTCGTCGAGTTCCACATAGGCAACTTCCTCAACCTGGGAAAAGCCTTCCGACGCCAGAACCTGACCAACCATCTCATCAACGTTAAGCGCGTTCATGAAGAGTTCGGTCCGCTCGTTGAACTCCTTCTGGCGGCGCTCCGATTCTTCCTGCTCGGTCAGGATATCGATATCCCAGCCGGTCAGTTGCGAAGCGAGCCTGACATTCTGGCCGCGGCGGCCGATCGCCAGAGAAAGCTGATCGTCCGGCACCACCACCTCGATACGCTCTGCATCTTCATCGAGAACAACCTTGGCGACCTCGGCGGGCTGCAGCGCGTTGACGATGAATGACGCCGGGTCCATCGACCAGGGGATAATGTCGATCTTTTCGCCCTGCAACTCGCCGACGACAGCCTGGACGCGGCTTCCGCGCATGCCCACACAGGCGCCGACCGGGTCGATCGAACTGTCGTTCGAGATCACTGCGATCTTGGCGCGGGAACCCGGATCGCGGGCGACCGAACGGATCTCGATGATGCCGTCGTAGATTTCCGGCACTTCCATGGTGAAAAGCTTGACCATGAATTGCGGATGCGTCCGCGACAGAAAGATTTGCGGTCCGCGCTGTTCGCGGCGCACGTCGTAGACAAAGGCCCGGACGCGGTCGCCGTAACGGAAATTCTCGCGCGGGATCAGCTCATCGCGCCGGATGATCGCCTCGCCGCGGCCAAGATCGACAATGACGTTGCCGTATTCGACGCGTTTGACGGTTCCGTTGACGATTTCGCCAACACGGTCCTTGAATTCCTCGAACTGGCGGTCACGCTCGGCTTCGCGGACTTTCTGAACGATCACCTGCTTGGCGGACTGGGCGGCAATGCGGCCGAAATCCATCGGCGGCAGCGGTTCGGAGACAAACTCGCCGAGCTGGATTTCCGGA
This portion of the Hoeflea prorocentri genome encodes:
- the pnp gene encoding polyribonucleotide nucleotidyltransferase gives rise to the protein MFNTHKVEIEWGGRPLILETGKIARQADGAVMATYGETVVLATVVSAKQPTPGRDFFPLTVNYQEKTYAAGKIPGGYFKREGRPSENETLVCRLIDRPIRPLFPNGYKNDTQIIITVMQHDLENNPDVLSMIATSAALTLSGVPFMGPIGGARVGYINGEYVLNPHVDEMGESSLDLVVAGTQDAVLMVESEAQELAEDVMLGAVMFGHKGFQPVIDAIIKLAEVAAKEPREFEAEDMSALEEAMLKLAETELRDAYKIIDKAQRYDAVDAVKAKVVEHFLPEGVEEPEYTPEQIGAVFKSLQAKIVRWNILDTKSRIDGRELDTVRAIVSEVGVLPRTHGSAVFTRGETQAIVVATLGTGEDEQYVDSLTGMYKENFMLHYNFPPFSVGETGRIGSPGRREIGHGKLAWRAIHPMLPTGEQFPYTLRVVSEITESNGSSSMATVCGTSLALMDAGVPLSKPVAGIAMGLIKEEERFAVLSDILGDEDHLGDMDFKVAGTKDGITSLQMDIKITGITEEIMQIALDQAKGGRLHILGEMGKAINESREELGEFAPRIEVMNIPVDKIRDVIGSGGKVIREIVEKTGAKINIDDDGTIKFASSSAKEIEAAKKWVHSIVAEPEVGVIYEGTVVKVADFGAFVNFFGPRDGLVHISQLAQERVGKTSDVVKEGDKVFVKLLGFDDRGKVRLSMKVVNQETGEEIPREPAD
- the rpsO gene encoding 30S ribosomal protein S15 — encoded protein: MSITAERKAELMKEYATKDGDTGSPEVQVAILTERITNLTEHFKGHKKDNHSRRGLLKMVSSRRSLLDYLKRKDEERYKKLIASLGIRR
- the truB gene encoding tRNA pseudouridine(55) synthase TruB, with the protein product MARRRKKGRAISGWLILDKPVDYGSTEAVSKVRWLFKAQRAGHAGTLDPLASGMLPIALGDATKTVPYVMDGRKIYRFTVQWGEERTTDDLEGEVSQTSSERPSEADILALLPRYRGVIEQVPPQFSAVRIDGNRAYDLAREGEAVIIPSREVEIHRLDLVALPDADSAIFEVECGKGTYVRSLARDMGRDLDCYGHVADLRRTYVAPFGQNDLVPMEDILALEEVEDDEERLAALDAFLIDTGEALALLPHLPVSEQQAQRLLCGNPILLRGRDAPLPADEAYATVNGRLVAIGEIAQGEFRPRRVFSA
- the rbfA gene encoding 30S ribosome-binding factor RbfA — protein: MSRFSSSGPSQRQLRVGEQVRAAITTVLQRGEVRDPLVENTVISVSEVHMSPDLKIATAYVAPLGAADHAKVVEALNRNARFIRKRVTPALRQMKYMPDLRFRDDTSFDNYQKIDALLRSPQVMRDLDSDENERDE
- the infB gene encoding translation initiation factor IF-2 encodes the protein MSETKDDKTISVSSKKTLTLKRSGVEQGTVRQDMGRGRTKAVVVETRKRRISRPDEEKSGSLAAGIKPKPGAAPKPAPKAKAEPAADKGKSAAALKELSASEMDARKRALENAKIQEVEDRKRAQEEAERRAEEDARRAKEAEEEARRRAEEEAKAEAAGETKPEAAAQPEPPVPVEPAPAPAARRKPDDAGDQGARGKPAPQRGKPVRQEAPKPSRPREDSRRRGKLTLNTALNEDGNQRGRSLSAMRRRQEKMKRALNQEPREKIAREVTLPETITIQELSQRMAERSVDVIKYLMKEGQMMKPGDVIDADLAELIAGEFGHTVKRVAESDIEEGIFDIKDDDSTLKQRPPVVTIMGHVDHGKTSLLDAVRNANVVSGEAGGITQHIGAYQVEHNGQKITFIDTPGHAAFTAMRARGAQATDVAILVVAADDSVMPQTIESINHAKAANVPIIVAINKIDKPEADANKVRTELLQHEVFVESMGGEVLDVEVSATKGTNLDKLLEAILLQAEILDLKANPDRTAEGAVIEAQLDRGRGSVATVLVEAGTLHTGDIVVAGDEWGRVRALVDDRGKQIKEAGPSMPVEVLGLQGTPQAGDRFAVVENEARAREISEYRQRIAREKAVARQAGTRGSLEQMMTQLQDTGAQEFPLVIKGDVQGSIEAIAGALEKLGTDEVRARIVHSGAGGITESDISLAEASDAAIIGFNVRANTQARDAAAAAGIEIRYYNIIYDLVDDVKAAMSGMLSPERRETFLGNAEILEVFNITKVGKVAGCRVTEGKVERGVGVRLIRDSVVIHEGSLKTLKRFKDEVAEVNAGQECGMAFENYEDIRAGDVIECFRVEHVSRTL
- a CDS encoding RNA-binding protein, with the protein product MGKDADMNDRMCIVTRKSGAADGMIRFVADPDGNVVADIRARLPGRGCWVTADRRCLRQAMEKNLFARALKAKVTVPGDLDETVDKLLVNALTGMISMARKAGQVVTGATKVDSAVRSGQAIAVFNATDAATGGVRKIEQACRVAMASGSGEISSFRLLSADEWAIVMAGGNVIHLAVLAGQAGEGVVKRAKMLDRYRKGAENGHTAGEPAQETDTE
- the nusA gene encoding transcription termination factor NusA produces the protein MAVSANRLELLQIADAVAREKAIDREIVIDAMADAIQKAARSRYGSESNIRADINPKTGEIKLQRLLEVVEQVEDYSTQIALELARDDNPEIQLGEFVSEPLPPMDFGRIAAQSAKQVIVQKVREAERDRQFEEFKDRVGEIVNGTVKRVEYGNVIVDLGRGEAIIRRDELIPRENFRYGDRVRAFVYDVRREQRGPQIFLSRTHPQFMVKLFTMEVPEIYDGIIEIRSVARDPGSRAKIAVISNDSSIDPVGACVGMRGSRVQAVVGELQGEKIDIIPWSMDPASFIVNALQPAEVAKVVLDEDAERIEVVVPDDQLSLAIGRRGQNVRLASQLTGWDIDILTEQEESERRQKEFNERTELFMNALNVDEMVGQVLASEGFSQVEEVAYVELDEIASIEGFDDETAEEIQSRAREYLEAIEAGLEEKRVELGVTDELRAIPGMTTAMLVALGEDGIKTMDDFAGCAADDLVGWVERKDGETTKFDGLFSSLDVSRAEAEEMVVAARLAAGWITEEDLAAMHAEEEGEEGEEGEAETEEGAAEAAGEVAQA